From Skermanella sp. TT6, a single genomic window includes:
- a CDS encoding GNAT family N-acetyltransferase, with product MPDGNDSITVKVIPGIGAVDAAAWDACAGAENPFLSHAFLGALEDSGSCRAATGWQPQHLVLESPEGGVWGAVPLYLKSHSYGEYVFDHAWANAYERAGGSYYPKLQAAVPFTPVTGPRLLVHPEAPAGVAPALISALEQIGLRHAVSSIHVTFPTESDWNRFGEAGWLQRIGQQYHWENRGYGSFDDFLGELNSRKRKSIRKERREVAETGVKIHTLTGPDLRQEHWDVFYKFYMDTSDRKWGSAYLNRKFFRQLGETMADRVVLILVEDDGDWVAGALNLLGGDTLYGRNWGCLATYKHLHFEACYYRAIDFAIERGLKRVEAGAQGQHKIQRGYLPTPTYSAHWIRDPGLRAAIADYLRRERPAVENEIAILMQDSPFRQENGCG from the coding sequence ATGCCAGATGGAAACGACAGCATCACGGTCAAGGTGATACCGGGTATCGGCGCGGTCGACGCCGCCGCCTGGGATGCCTGTGCCGGCGCGGAGAACCCGTTCCTCAGCCACGCCTTCCTGGGAGCGCTGGAAGACAGCGGGTCCTGCCGCGCCGCGACCGGCTGGCAGCCCCAGCATCTGGTGCTCGAAAGTCCGGAGGGCGGGGTCTGGGGAGCGGTCCCGCTCTACCTGAAGAGCCATTCCTACGGCGAATACGTGTTCGACCACGCCTGGGCGAACGCGTACGAGCGGGCCGGCGGCAGCTACTATCCCAAGCTGCAGGCCGCCGTTCCCTTCACGCCGGTGACCGGTCCGCGCCTGCTGGTCCATCCCGAGGCCCCCGCCGGAGTGGCGCCGGCGCTGATCTCGGCACTGGAGCAGATCGGGCTGCGCCACGCCGTCTCCTCGATCCATGTCACCTTCCCGACCGAGTCGGACTGGAACCGCTTCGGCGAGGCCGGCTGGCTCCAGCGGATCGGGCAGCAATACCACTGGGAGAACCGGGGCTACGGCAGCTTCGACGATTTCCTGGGCGAGCTGAATTCCCGCAAGCGCAAGTCGATCCGCAAGGAACGGCGCGAGGTGGCGGAGACGGGCGTGAAGATCCACACCCTGACCGGACCCGACCTGCGGCAGGAGCACTGGGACGTCTTCTACAAGTTCTACATGGACACCAGCGACCGGAAATGGGGCAGCGCCTACCTGAACCGGAAGTTCTTCCGCCAGCTGGGCGAGACCATGGCCGACCGGGTCGTGCTGATCCTGGTCGAGGACGACGGCGACTGGGTCGCCGGCGCCCTGAACCTGCTCGGCGGCGATACGCTCTACGGCCGCAACTGGGGCTGTCTCGCCACGTACAAGCACCTGCATTTCGAGGCGTGCTACTACCGCGCCATCGACTTCGCGATCGAGCGCGGGCTGAAACGGGTGGAGGCCGGCGCCCAGGGCCAGCACAAGATCCAGCGCGGCTACCTGCCGACCCCGACATACAGCGCCCACTGGATCCGCGATCCGGGATTGCGCGCGGCGATCGCCGACTATCTCAGGCGCGAGCGGCCCGCCGTGGAGAACGAGATCGCGATCCTGATGCAGGACAGCCCGTTCCGGCAGGAGAACGGCTGCGGCTGA
- a CDS encoding RidA family protein gives MAGIIAARLTELGIELPKVAAPAGAYVPYTLSGKILFVSGQIPMRDGSLTHKGKVGTDVSVEEGHACARVCALNILAQVAAACGGDLDKVARCLKLGGFVNCGPDFNDHPKVINGASELMLEVFGEAGKHARFAVGAPSLPLGCSVEVEAVFELK, from the coding sequence ATGGCGGGAATCATCGCCGCGCGCCTGACGGAACTGGGCATCGAACTGCCGAAAGTGGCGGCTCCGGCCGGGGCCTACGTGCCTTACACCCTGTCCGGCAAGATCCTGTTCGTCTCCGGCCAGATCCCCATGCGGGACGGCTCGCTGACTCACAAGGGCAAGGTCGGCACCGACGTTTCGGTCGAGGAGGGCCATGCCTGCGCCCGGGTCTGCGCGCTCAACATCCTGGCCCAGGTGGCTGCCGCCTGCGGCGGCGACCTGGACAAGGTGGCGCGGTGCCTCAAGCTGGGCGGCTTCGTCAATTGCGGGCCCGATTTCAACGACCACCCCAAGGTGATCAACGGCGCGTCGGAACTGATGCTTGAAGTCTTCGGCGAGGCCGGCAAGCATGCCCGGTTCGCGGTCGGCGCCCCGTCGCTGCCGCTGGGATGCTCGGTCGAGGTCGAGGCGGTCTTCGAACTGAAGTGA
- a CDS encoding methyl-accepting chemotaxis protein has translation MSIRRKILLIVGAGLVGLLTVTAAALGTLRSQMFADRQVQTRQLVEVAVAQIDHHAKLAAAGSMTQDAAKAAALAGVTALRYADGEYFFVLDPSGTVLAHGTNPQLVGRNLRDTKDANGFAFVGEMTRRAIADGSAVVRYVWPKAGATEPQPKIGYSSHYKPWDWVVGSGLYVDDAEAAFLLSGLELGAVCLAILIVQGMIAAALARAIVRPIPVMQGSISAARTGDLSRTVGIDSGDEIGAMARDFNHLLESLKDSLGQVSEASGSVSTASVELTASAEEMSRNAETMNGHADQINSAVVGVVGAVGDLTAIAEELASSADGVAAASEEMTASIREVARHAAASSDVAHKASSAADQARDTLRGAEQAIRSAVDNIRQLSQNSTEIGEVIQVISDIAEQTNLLALNATIEAARAGEAGKGFAVVATEVKNLATQSARAAEQIAQRITATQEQTERSVTSIDQVADAMSRVSGSIGAIHEVISQIDRIAGSIAAEVEQQSATTSEIGRNVGQVATSAKAVASDTSQTAEEAKLVSEAVRTMVAIAQSTAAGATETSSAAAELSRLANQLDGLVGRYKLSA, from the coding sequence ATGAGCATAAGACGAAAGATCCTCCTGATCGTCGGCGCCGGCCTGGTGGGACTGCTGACAGTCACCGCCGCGGCCCTGGGCACCCTGAGGAGCCAGATGTTCGCGGACCGGCAGGTCCAGACGCGCCAGCTGGTGGAGGTCGCCGTCGCCCAGATCGACCACCATGCCAAGCTCGCCGCGGCAGGATCCATGACGCAGGATGCCGCCAAGGCGGCGGCCCTGGCCGGCGTCACGGCCCTGCGATATGCGGACGGCGAATATTTCTTCGTCCTCGATCCGTCCGGCACGGTCCTGGCCCACGGCACCAACCCCCAGCTGGTCGGCAGGAACCTGCGGGACACCAAGGACGCCAACGGGTTCGCCTTCGTCGGCGAGATGACCCGGCGCGCGATCGCCGACGGATCGGCCGTCGTCCGCTATGTCTGGCCGAAGGCGGGAGCGACCGAGCCCCAGCCGAAGATCGGCTACTCCAGCCACTACAAGCCCTGGGACTGGGTCGTCGGCTCCGGCCTCTACGTGGACGATGCCGAGGCCGCCTTCCTCCTGAGCGGCCTGGAACTGGGAGCGGTCTGCCTGGCCATCCTGATCGTCCAGGGGATGATCGCGGCGGCCCTGGCCCGCGCCATCGTCCGCCCGATCCCGGTCATGCAGGGTTCCATATCGGCCGCGCGGACGGGCGACCTGTCGCGGACGGTCGGCATCGACAGCGGCGACGAGATCGGCGCCATGGCGCGGGACTTCAACCACCTGCTGGAGAGCCTGAAGGACAGCCTGGGGCAGGTCAGCGAGGCCAGCGGCTCGGTCTCCACCGCGTCGGTCGAACTCACCGCCTCCGCCGAGGAGATGAGCCGGAACGCGGAAACCATGAACGGCCACGCCGACCAGATCAACAGCGCCGTCGTCGGCGTGGTCGGGGCCGTCGGCGACCTGACCGCCATCGCCGAGGAGTTGGCGAGCAGCGCCGACGGCGTGGCCGCCGCGTCGGAGGAAATGACCGCGTCGATCCGCGAGGTGGCGCGCCATGCCGCGGCCAGTTCCGACGTCGCGCACAAGGCCTCCTCCGCCGCCGACCAGGCGCGCGACACCCTGCGGGGCGCCGAGCAGGCGATCCGGTCGGCGGTCGACAATATCCGCCAGCTATCCCAGAACAGCACGGAGATCGGCGAGGTGATCCAGGTGATCTCCGACATCGCCGAGCAGACCAACCTGCTGGCGCTGAACGCCACGATCGAGGCGGCGCGGGCCGGCGAGGCCGGAAAGGGTTTCGCCGTCGTCGCCACCGAGGTCAAGAACCTGGCGACCCAGAGCGCCCGGGCGGCCGAGCAGATCGCCCAGCGGATCACGGCGACCCAGGAGCAGACCGAGCGATCCGTCACGTCGATCGACCAGGTCGCCGACGCCATGTCCAGGGTCTCCGGTTCGATCGGCGCGATCCACGAGGTGATCTCCCAGATCGACCGGATCGCCGGCTCGATCGCGGCCGAGGTGGAGCAGCAGAGCGCCACCACCAGCGAGATCGGCCGCAATGTCGGGCAGGTCGCGACCTCGGCCAAGGCGGTGGCGTCGGACACCAGCCAGACGGCGGAGGAGGCGAAGCTGGTCAGCGAGGCGGTCCGCACCATGGTCGCCATCGCGCAGAGCACCGCGGCCGGCGCCACCGAGACGTCGAGCGCCGCGGCGGAGCTCAGCCGGCTGGCGAACCAGCTCGACGGGCTCGTCGGGCGCTACAAGCTGAGCGCCTGA
- a CDS encoding alpha-amylase family glycosyl hydrolase: MHKTGTAWWQHGIVYQIYPRSFQDSDGDGIGDLPGIMDRLDHLVELGVDAVWLSPIYPSPMADFGYDVADFTGIDPIFGTQEQFDALVAEVHRRGLKLILDFVPNHTSDRHPWFEEARRSRDSARRDWYIWRDPAPDGGPPNNWLSNFGGSAWEFDAGTGQYYYHAFLKEQPDLNWRNPAVREAMYDALRSWMARGVDGFRVDVIWHLIKDDQFRNNPISPGWTPGMDPFHRLVPLYTADRPEVQDVVREMRSVIDEYDDRVLIGEIYLPLERLMAYYGVDLAGAHMPFNFQLIDAPWHARTLEGLIGDYEGALPPGGWPNWVLGNHDKPRIASRVGPAQARVAAMLLLTLRGTPTLYYGDELGMENSPIRPDQVRDPFEKNVPGKGLGRDPQRTPMQWSAAPNAGFTTGRPWLPIPGNFREVNVEAQSGDAGSMLSLYRALVALRRSEAALSIGSYEPVSADGDLLVFQRVSAGDRFAVALNLGPTPARVDLPDRFAGGRVRLSTHLDRSEALRGTTVELRGDEGVIVVPAAP, from the coding sequence ATGCACAAGACCGGCACGGCCTGGTGGCAGCACGGCATCGTCTATCAGATCTATCCAAGATCGTTCCAGGACAGCGACGGCGACGGCATCGGCGATCTGCCGGGCATCATGGACCGCCTGGACCATCTGGTGGAACTGGGTGTCGACGCCGTCTGGCTGTCCCCGATCTATCCTTCGCCGATGGCGGATTTCGGCTACGACGTCGCCGACTTCACCGGCATCGATCCGATCTTCGGGACGCAGGAGCAGTTCGACGCCCTGGTCGCAGAGGTCCATCGGCGGGGGCTGAAGCTGATCCTGGACTTCGTGCCGAACCACACGTCGGACCGGCACCCCTGGTTCGAGGAGGCGCGGCGATCCCGGGACTCGGCGAGGCGCGACTGGTACATCTGGCGCGACCCGGCGCCCGATGGCGGCCCGCCCAACAACTGGCTGAGCAATTTCGGCGGCAGCGCCTGGGAATTCGACGCCGGGACGGGTCAGTACTATTACCATGCTTTCCTGAAGGAGCAGCCCGATCTCAACTGGCGCAACCCCGCCGTGCGGGAGGCCATGTATGATGCGCTCCGCTCCTGGATGGCGCGCGGCGTCGACGGTTTCCGCGTCGATGTGATCTGGCATCTGATAAAGGATGATCAGTTCCGCAATAATCCTATCTCCCCGGGATGGACGCCGGGTATGGACCCGTTCCACCGGCTCGTCCCCCTCTACACCGCCGACCGGCCCGAGGTGCAGGACGTGGTGCGCGAGATGCGCTCCGTGATCGACGAGTACGACGACCGCGTGCTGATCGGGGAGATCTACCTGCCCCTGGAACGGCTGATGGCCTATTACGGCGTCGACTTGGCCGGCGCCCATATGCCGTTCAATTTCCAGTTGATCGACGCGCCGTGGCACGCCCGGACCCTGGAAGGGCTGATCGGCGACTACGAGGGGGCCTTGCCGCCCGGCGGCTGGCCCAACTGGGTCCTGGGCAACCATGACAAGCCGCGGATCGCCAGCCGCGTCGGCCCCGCCCAGGCCCGTGTCGCCGCGATGCTGCTGCTGACCCTGCGCGGCACCCCGACGCTCTATTACGGCGACGAGCTGGGGATGGAGAACAGCCCCATCCGGCCCGACCAGGTCCGGGACCCGTTCGAGAAGAACGTGCCCGGCAAGGGCTTGGGCCGGGACCCGCAGCGTACGCCGATGCAGTGGAGCGCCGCGCCCAACGCCGGTTTCACTACCGGCCGGCCCTGGCTCCCGATCCCCGGCAATTTCCGCGAGGTCAACGTGGAGGCCCAGTCCGGCGACGCTGGGTCGATGCTCTCCCTCTACCGGGCGCTGGTCGCGCTGCGTCGGAGCGAGGCGGCCCTGTCGATCGGGTCCTACGAGCCGGTCTCGGCGGACGGCGATCTCCTGGTCTTCCAGCGCGTCTCGGCAGGCGACCGCTTCGCCGTCGCCCTGAATCTCGGGCCGACGCCGGCCCGGGTGGATCTGCCGGACCGCTTCGCCGGCGGGCGGGTCCGGCTTTCCACGCATCTGGACCGTTCCGAGGCCCTGCGCGGCACCACCGTGGAGTTGCGCGGCGACGAAGGCGTCATCGTCGTCCCGGCCGCACCGTAA